The following nucleotide sequence is from Deltaproteobacteria bacterium.
TTATGTCATCGTCAAACGAACAGGGAGTGAAGGGGAAGGGAACTTTTGCCCTGATTCTCTGGAAAAACGGACCATGAAAATCGAAGTCAAAAAATTCGGCGATCTCCTGATTTCCCGGCCCGCCGGGCACGAGGCCTGTCTGGCCGCCCGGGCTTATCTTAAACCGAAATCAAAAGACGAACCGATCGAGCTCGATTTTTCGGGGGTGAAGGTCCTTGCCCCTTCCTGGGCCGACGAATTTATTTCCGGCCTTAAAAAGGAATATGGGAATCGGGTTGTCTGTCTTCCTTCATCAAACCTGTCGGTCGTGGAATCTCTGAAAATCCTCGATATCTAAGGCGGCAGGGCCGCCAACCAAATGGTCCAAATGAACCTTCAAACGGTCCGCAAACTTCTTCGCAAAACACGCAGAAGTTGCAGGGTAAGAATCTAAAATTCAATCTGAAGACGATCGTGGTTTCGTTTGACTTCCGTCCCCATCTCCCCCGACAATTTCTTGAGGCGTTCGTAAACAAAATCGAAATTTTCCCCCGTGGCGCGGCCAACGCGAAAATGGTCGATCGCCGTCGGAATCGCTTCAACACGCACCACCTTGTCTCCGACAAGGATGACGTGAGCCAGGCAGGCCAGATCGTTTCTTTTCACCGGATCGACGGCATAGTCGTCGATGACATCCCCCATGTTGTAAAAAATCGGTTTTCCCCTGTAAATTTCAATCCCCTGAATGACATGCCCGCTGTGGCCGTGAACAAGATCCACGCCGGCATCCATCACCGCGTGGGCAAAACTTTTAAAGGCCGATGACGGGCGCTCAACCCAGTTCCCCCCCCAATGGGCCGACAGGATGATGAAGTGGGCTCCTTCTTTCCGCGCCTCGGTCGCGATGGCCCGGATGACAGGCACGCTGTCGGCCCGGATTGGCAGATAAAAGATGCCGGGAGATTTTTCGCCGGCATTCCATTCCGGCTCATTATCGGTGATTGAAATCACGGCGATGCTCAAGTTTCCCGCTTTGAGCCGCGCCGGTTCCCTCGCGGCCGACCGGTTTTCTCCGGCGCCGGCGTGGGCGATTCCGGCCCGCTCGAGATAGTCGATGGAATCCGAAAGGCCGACAGGCCCGTAATCCAGAATATGATTGTTGGCGAGCGAGACGTAGTCGATCCCCGCCGATTTCAGGAGCGATATGACTCCGGGGTCGGCCCGAAAATAATAGGCCTTTTTCCCCCCTTCCTTTTTGGACGAGGTGATTGCGAATTCCTGATTCACCAATGTCAGATCGGCCCCCTGCAAAATTCCGCGCACATCTCCCCAAACCATGGACGCCGGCTTGCGACCGGTGGCCTTGTTCATCAGCCTTCCCAGCATCACATCCCCGCCGAAAAGAAGCGTTGTCTCCCCCCCAAAAACGATTTGAAAGGGGAAGAGTGAGAAAAAAATCAAAATGAGAAAAAAAGAGAGAGCAGTCAATTTCTTGACAGGCAAGAGCCAGAATATTGTCGTTATTCTGCTTTGCGTTATAATTTTATGACTGGGTGGATTTTTTATCATGATGAATTTAAAAAGAAATATTAATCTTCATTTTTCGTGAATCGTGGCACGCATATTGCTTATAAAAAGGGTATGACCCGTTGGAGAGACACTCTCTGCGGTAAGGTGGTGCCGACATCGCCGGCTCATGAGGCGATGGCCAGCCCTGCAACGGTGGTGCAAGGGACGACCCCTCTCTTAAGTTGCGGCGGAAGTTTTTTACCCCATCCTGCGCGTCACCGCCTTCGCGGCGACGATGTCTCTCTTCCGATGATTCACCTTCCCAAAGACCGTTACGAAATCGTTATTTCCCGCAACTCCGAAGAACTTGAATATTACAACGACGATAACCGCGACATCCAGGACGAGCTGGAGCGCATTGAGGAAACTCTCCATGAAACACACCACAAACTCCACAATTAAA
It contains:
- a CDS encoding STAS-like domain-containing protein; protein product: MKIEVKKFGDLLISRPAGHEACLAARAYLKPKSKDEPIELDFSGVKVLAPSWADEFISGLKKEYGNRVVCLPSSNLSVVESLKILDI
- a CDS encoding CapA family protein, producing the protein MIFFSLFPFQIVFGGETTLLFGGDVMLGRLMNKATGRKPASMVWGDVRGILQGADLTLVNQEFAITSSKKEGGKKAYYFRADPGVISLLKSAGIDYVSLANNHILDYGPVGLSDSIDYLERAGIAHAGAGENRSAAREPARLKAGNLSIAVISITDNEPEWNAGEKSPGIFYLPIRADSVPVIRAIATEARKEGAHFIILSAHWGGNWVERPSSAFKSFAHAVMDAGVDLVHGHSGHVIQGIEIYRGKPIFYNMGDVIDDYAVDPVKRNDLACLAHVILVGDKVVRVEAIPTAIDHFRVGRATGENFDFVYERLKKLSGEMGTEVKRNHDRLQIEF